One part of the Leptospiraceae bacterium genome encodes these proteins:
- a CDS encoding DUF3703 domain-containing protein, which produces MNFLMPEKMKKQYFVELEQYRTLLRSGDLKGAWRYLERAHIIGQYHPISHFGIHFRMLVFAIRVRDRNEFLGQIPRLLVGWIGSLFNRIPVGNTGGANVHILAPMEIPEDFKPLLINADTVSKGLSGFKTKS; this is translated from the coding sequence ATGAATTTTCTAATGCCTGAAAAAATGAAGAAACAGTATTTTGTAGAACTTGAACAATATCGAACACTGCTCCGAAGTGGAGACTTGAAAGGTGCATGGCGATACCTTGAACGCGCACATATCATCGGGCAGTATCATCCAATTTCACATTTCGGAATTCATTTTCGCATGTTAGTTTTTGCTATACGGGTTCGAGATAGGAATGAATTTTTGGGTCAAATTCCAAGATTACTGGTTGGATGGATTGGCTCTCTCTTTAATCGCATACCTGTTGGAAATACAGGAGGGGCTAATGTCCATATACTCGCACCGATGGAAATTCCTGAAGATTTTAAACCATTGTTAATCAATGCAGATACAGTAAGTAAGGGATTATCTGGATTTAAAACTAAGAGTTAG